Proteins found in one Schistocerca serialis cubense isolate TAMUIC-IGC-003099 chromosome 5, iqSchSeri2.2, whole genome shotgun sequence genomic segment:
- the LOC126482184 gene encoding cysteine-rich hydrophobic domain-containing protein 2-like, with protein MTDCCMVYADDASDDEDVRPDKCLEEPVLVRAAVRRGTPALGLAACFSDTLPERLRGRVAPEEFARSVWRVNAAARRAAPGWARCVAGWAGCALCCCTLGCSLWPALWLARRSRRAALRALRRENARLYRRLGLRWRLARVASVDAPGLSEYVLAIDFLPPNGIYSPD; from the coding sequence ATGACCGACTGCTGCATGGTGTACGCGGACGACGCCAGCGACGACGAGGATGTCCGCCCCGACAAGTGCCTGGAGGAGCCGGTGCTGGTGCGCGCGGCAGTGCGGCGCGGCACGCCGGCGCTCGGCCTGGCCGCGTGCTTCAGCGACACGCTGCCAGAGCGGCTGCGCGGCCGCGTCGCGCCCGAGGAGTTCGCGCGCAGCGTGTGGCGCGTGAACGCGGCGGCGCGGCGCGCGGCGCCCGGCTGGGCGCGCTGCGTGGCGGGCTGGGCGGGCTGCGCGCTCTGCTGCTGCACGCTCGGCTGCTCCCTCTGGCCCGCGCTCTGGCTGGCGCGCCGCTCGAGGCGGGCCGCGCTGCGCGCGCTGCGCCGCGAGAACGCGCGCCTCTACCGCCGGCTCGGCCTGCGCTGGCGGCTCGCGCGCGTCGCCAGCGTCGACGCTCCCGGGCTCTCCGAGTACGTGCTCGCGATCGACTTCCTGCCGCCCAACGGCATCTACAGCCCCGACTGA